The following coding sequences are from one Eucalyptus grandis isolate ANBG69807.140 chromosome 11, ASM1654582v1, whole genome shotgun sequence window:
- the LOC120289354 gene encoding G-type lectin S-receptor-like serine/threonine-protein kinase SD2-5 — protein sequence MVSICSLPSFFLSISFIFLSPFSNFVDAQAQDYDHPTAILSTLWTNNATAPPFTQYRDGSIVQAILLSRKEAFAFAYACGFYCNGNCNSYLLAVFIVRLNGSGLIADYIIPQVVWSANRNKPVKIGATLELTSEGDLVLKDVDGTVAWSIKTSAKSVVGLNMTDLGNLVLFDKDNATVWQSFDEPTDSLVLGQKLRHGQRLTASVSETNWTVDGMITLSMNGNVFFAQVETNPPQIYFQRKSSWNSMGVFFENGSLTWFSNSTYYGTSISFPEASSAQYMKLGSDGHLRVYDYIWYNAWNEVADVFASYVEDCAYPTVCGRYGICSNRQCSCPATSGGTSYFQQVDVRQPNFGCSKNVPLSCGASQQPSFLELKNITYFSFTPYLKDIDSLNCKEACAKNCSCKAAIFRYHSNRTNGTCYLPTQVFSLMNISEKTFSYNSTAYLKVQNAANETPYTPVDNRTPVDNRMSNRLPVILVGSILVALIAVIFFIVAIILFVQKRDDNQAEEDYLDQVPGMPTRFMYDNLKTITEQFGKKLGEGGFGSIFEGTLSDGTKVAVKRLDGFGQVKKSFMAEVETIGSIHHVNLVRLVGFCAEKSHRLLIYEYMLNKSLDRWIFHKSSECVLNWQQRKKIILDIAKGLNYLHEDCRQKIVHLDIKPQNILLDGNFNAKVADFGLSKLIDRDQSQVITTMRGTPGYLAPEWLSAAITEKVDVYSFGVVILEIVCGRKILDRSRDEEDMNLLSLFKRKAEEERLLDIVDKSSDMQLNGPHALNMMRIAAWCLQGDYKKRPSMSMVIKALEGIVEVQENLDYNFHAQPSTSGVVTVGMMDVEFSATTELLPSVLSGPR from the coding sequence ATGGTTTCAATCTGCagtctcccttctttcttcctttccataTCCTTCATTTTTCTATCGCCATTCTCAAACTTTGTTGATGCTCAAGCTCAAGATTATGATCATCCAACCGCCATCCTTTCAACACTGTGGACGAATAACGCAACAGCTCCTCCCTTCACCCAATATCGAGATGGATCAATTGTACAGGCAATTCTACTCTCACGCAAAGAAGCTTTTGCCTTTGCCTACGCCTGTGGCTTCTACTGTAATGGTAACTGCAACTCTTACCTCCTTGCTGTTTTCATTGTGCGACTTAACGGTAGTGGCTTAATTGCTGATTACATCATTCCACAAGTAGTGTGGTCTGCCAATCGAAACAAGCCTGTAAAGATTGGCGCGACGTTGGAGCTCACGTCTGAAGGCGACTTAGTGTTGAAAGATGTTGATGGTACGGTTGCTTGGTCTATAAAAACCTCTGCAAAGTCTGTTGTAGGCTTGAACATGACAGATTTGGGGAACCTTGTGTTGTTTGATAAGGACAATGCGACTGTTTGGCAATCTTTTGATGAGCCAACTGACTCACTTGTCCTCGGACAGAAGTTGAGGCATGGGCAAAGATTGACGGCGAGTGTTTCCGAGACAAATTGGACCGTTGATGGTATGATTACGCTTTCCATGAATGGCAATGTTTTTTTTGCTCAAGTGGAGACTAATCCTCCTCAGATTTATTTCCAGCGCAAATCAAGTTGGAATAGTATGGGggttttttttgaaaacggaaGCCTGACTTGGTTCTCAAATTCTACCTATTATGGGACCTCGATATCATTCCCTGAAGCATCTTCTGCACAATACATGAAGCTGGGCTCGGATGGGCATTTGAGAGTGTATGATTATATTTGGTATAATGCGTGGAATGAAGTGGCTGATGTTTTCGCAAGTTATGTCGAGGACTGTGCTTATCCCACTGTGTGTGGGCGATATGGAATCTGCTCCAATAGGCAATGTAGTTGTCCGGCTACGAGTGGGGGGACGAGTTATTTCCAGCAAGTAGATGTTAGGCAGCCTAATTTTGGGTGTTCTAAGAATGTTCCATTGTCTTGTGGGGCTTCACAACAGCCAAGTTTTCTGGAGCTAAAAAATATCACGTATTTCAGTTTCACACCATATCTCAAGGACATAGATTCTCTAAATTGTAAAGAGGCTTGTGCAAAAAATTGTTCCTGCAAAGCAGCTATATTCCGGTATCATTCTAATCGCACTAACGGCACTTGTTACTTACCAACTCAAGTGTTTTCACTTATGAATATTAGcgagaaaacgttttcctacAATTCTACTGCTTACCTTAAAGTACAAAATGCGGCCAATGAAACTCCTTATACTCCGGTTGACAATCGTACTCCAGTTGACAATCGTATGAGCAACCGCCTCCCTGTAATACTTGTTGGGTCCATCCTCGTAGCTCTCATTGCTGTGATTTTTTTCATCGTAGCCATAATTTTGTTTGTTCAAAAGAGAGACGATAATCAAGCGGAGGAGGATTACCTTGATCAAGTACCTGGAATGCCCACTAGATTCATGTATGACAATCTGAAAACCATCACAGAACAATTTGGTAAAAAGCTTGGTGAAGGTGGTTTTGGTTCTATTTTCGAAGGTACTCTAAGTGATGGCACAAAAGTTGCAGTAAAACGCCTTGATGGTTTTGGGCAGGTTAAGAAATCCTTTATGGCTGAAGTTGAGACTATTGGTAGCATCCATCACGTGAACTTGGTAAGACTCGTGGGATTCTGCGCTGAGAAATCCCACAGGCTCCTTATCTATGAGTACATGTTGAACAAGTCTCTAGATAGATGGATCTTTCACAAATCTAGCGAATGTGTTCTCAACTggcaacaaaggaagaagatcaTTCTCGATATAGCAAAAGGACTTaattatcttcatgaagattgTAGACAGAAGATAGTTCACTTAGACATTAAACCCCAAAATATCCTCTTGGATGGAAATTTCAATGCTAAGGTTGCTGATTTTGGATTATCCAAGTTGATAGACAGGGACCAAAGCCAAGTCATCACAACTATGAGAGGAACTCCTGGTTATTTGGCCCCCGAGTGGCTGAGTGCAGCAATCACTGAAAAGGTTGATGTGTACAGTTTTGGCGTGGTAATCTTGGAGATAGTGTGTGGGAGAAAAATCTTGGATCGCTCTCGAGATGAAGAAGACATGAATTTACTGAGCCTTTTCAAGAGAAAGGCAGAAGAGGAACGATTATTGGATATTGTGGATAAGTCTAGTGACATGCAATTGAATGGACCGCATGCCTTGAATATGATGAGGATTGCCGCATGGTGCTTGCAAGGAGACTATAAAAAGAGGCCTTCCATGTCCATGGTCATCAAGGCATTAGAGGGCATCGTGGAAGTTCAAGAAAACTTGGATTACAACTTCCATGCTCAGCCTTCCACTAGTGGGGTAGTGACAGTCGGTATGATGGATGTTGAATTCAGTGCTACCACTGAATTACTACCCTCAGTCCTAAGCGGTCCACGATGA